GGCAATCTCCTCCGGGGTGATGGGCAGAGCCGGCTGCATGGCCCGGGTGGTCTCCGCCCCGGTGACCGCGCAGGTGATGATGAGCTTGTCGTCCATGGCCTACTTCTCCGGGTAGAGCTCGGCCACCACCGCCAGGGCCTCTTCGATGGCCGCGATGGCCTTCCCGAGATCCGCCTGGGTGTGACGGGCGCTGATGTACCAGTGGTGGAAGGGCTGGATGAAGAGCCCGCGCCGGATGGTCTCGGTGTAGAAGCGTTCCCGGCGCACCTTGGCGTGCTCGTCCACCTTGTCGAAGAGCATGAAGGGCATGGGCGGGATGCCGTTGACTGTGGCGGAGACACCGCTGGCCTTCACCACGCGCTCCAGCTCGGCCAGGAACCAGGTGCCCTTCTCCCAGACCTGCTCGATGATCCGGTCCCGCTCCAGGATGTCCAGGCACTTCATGGCCGCGGCCATCTCCAGGCTGTTGGGGAAGAAGGTGGAGCTGATGAAGACCTTCTTCTCGCAGACATCCATGAACTCCGCCTTCCCCACCACGGCACTGATGGGGTAGCCGTTGGCCAGGGCCTTGCCGAAAGTCGAAAGGTCAGGGGTCACCCCGTAGCGAGCCTGGGCGCCCCCCAGGGCCACCCGGAAGCCGCTGCGGATCTCGTCGAAGATGAGCACGGCCCCATGCTTGTCCGCCAGGGAACGGACTCCTTCCAGGTAGCCCTCGGGGGGGGCCTGCACCGCTTTGGCCAGAGGATGCCCCACGGGGGTGATGATGATGCCCGCCACATCGCCCTGGTGGGCCTCCAGCTTGGCCTCCAGGTCCTCCAGGTGGCCGTACTCGAACTCCACCGTGAGGTCCTGGACGCACTGAGGCACGCCCCCGTGGACCTCCACCGCCCAGTCGTGCCAGCCGTGGTAGCCGCAGCGCAGGATGGTGTTGCGCTCGGTGTAGCCCCGGGCGATGCGCACGGCCACGCCGGTGGCATCGGAGCCAGTCTTCACCAGGATGACCTTCTCGGCGCTGGGGATGAGGTCGATGAGGCGCTGCTCCAGCTCGTTCTGGATGGGCTGCACCAGGGAGAAGCAGAAGCCCTTGTCCATCTGGGCCTTCACGGCCTCGTTGATCTCGGGCTCCTGGTAGCCCAGGATGATGGGCCCGTAC
The sequence above is drawn from the uncultured Holophaga sp. genome and encodes:
- a CDS encoding aminotransferase class III-fold pyridoxal phosphate-dependent enzyme, translating into MAQSAPKLNLTQSMAMYEASQRLSPGGMMGIRRPYNFIPGEYPIFLEKGYGGHIVDVDGNDYIDMLCAYGPIILGYQEPEINEAVKAQMDKGFCFSLVQPIQNELEQRLIDLIPSAEKVILVKTGSDATGVAVRIARGYTERNTILRCGYHGWHDWAVEVHGGVPQCVQDLTVEFEYGHLEDLEAKLEAHQGDVAGIIITPVGHPLAKAVQAPPEGYLEGVRSLADKHGAVLIFDEIRSGFRVALGGAQARYGVTPDLSTFGKALANGYPISAVVGKAEFMDVCEKKVFISSTFFPNSLEMAAAMKCLDILERDRIIEQVWEKGTWFLAELERVVKASGVSATVNGIPPMPFMLFDKVDEHAKVRRERFYTETIRRGLFIQPFHHWYISARHTQADLGKAIAAIEEALAVVAELYPEK